In Uranotaenia lowii strain MFRU-FL chromosome 2, ASM2978415v1, whole genome shotgun sequence, one genomic interval encodes:
- the LOC129745855 gene encoding alsin homolog, whose translation MSEISWFSAFAELNEEGRLRVVPDVDHPLRYATKLKTSGEYQLLLTVDGNLFIGEHHVREKSIQFVLLRSDVSDFDTEGNWIYVVDRAEGKVFQGKNDSIGEWTPLFEECNEKFNHICCNNNGLLLTTSVSGQLCAMGDFGNVFQHEALAPVKETSNMTVVQMSAGIDFVVLCHRNRSKTQDSRSPSIAEKKQIGCMDWRNIYEDRQFGKPSAGYDESGSAFGRMIHETGVASFGKVNKGQLGTGDHIRRDKIVHLKLNNVAKLVTGCVHSAALTVEGSLYLWGDSEINQATPAPDSSSASSLTSGSTPSMFGKSKQMLDVACANFQTCVVTNDLQICDIRSDEARMNYECADRKRFGEMLDGLNLDDVPLVLTSHSLVIVNHMPINKEGLKIYSKEQQTVQKLLKQNFLAKKLGQEPSLRVFYKACAQMFYLYLVNLKALKKFLFENDLTKIVSLLLHDEYLHLYRIVVKSFCDSECLGLIGEQEETLLQTFLENVKNSIELIEILVNGNKNLNEEIETRLLNIKSDWLKFTNEEVPEQMGKLMKMTKDFWCKDDNLRWFSLKQADRRVVLDSVQVPLKLLEVNLFSSSPRFVLFSDVLTYLSGINLIIYPLRLIWISTAVRTVLKNRDKDKLRFIVNIITPEEVIHCYTLNSSDKLVWMNSLKTHIMRNLEKDPTEKQSMYRWEKYKFSAKHPKFSDMEYTGIWKMGQVDGIGELRSTERTYKGELYRGDITGYGCMNRTQCGIGTIYEGDFIQGKYEGYGKLKSISWHTSHYFKYRGYFRGDKYNGFGALTTSSYQYNGDFVNDAKEGFGVVDDTLNGIKYIGMFTNDRKHGSGILITTNGTYYAGLFSNDMLVSSADGLAIFPNGTYYQGELTIDGPCGKGIFYYPEKEMPSETFELDDRNVKMSGHTLSGSFSGTWETVKVSNGSMTMYAQFNKVPILDLKINAERKWASIFNCFHISLFGTCDIGTIRNMDVKKIWNRIAVHINRAKRKDQLKTNKFETRFAELDDQSAERICLSGYRMTNYSTASLRSSISDSRLTLNSNPNEPSSVTPSDSMVALDNLSIRSFNSFMSRENDDDFLLNTGGPNDRSSPSRDLDIVPDFCVNTMERKDLEQLREYLELAFQNSFHPLHQLYEKLSNCFYSTYSCWKFTPHSILSEPAMNEWISIVSRIYTLVLTVMFPALPKDSIVIDDELLSYQSLLFPILMTQGIYSALFVLYASKCSKNDEIYRQRILICEKKTDENLIQLLDINRNLAPVIISQKYQKAIESLNRFKEKCCPSEMMKHISEAFCMVDQASKEHAPKMDITADSLVELTILLIIKANIPQLGAEISLLEDLLQNDQFVGGYRWNTQQDYCLTTLKASYQHIISDNFFVNKMFEASSP comes from the exons ATGTCCGAGATCTcttggttttcagctttcgcaGAGCTGAACGAAGAGGGCAGGCTCCGAGTTGTTCCGGACGTAGATCATCCCCTTCGATATGCTACCAAGCTAAAGACATCCGGAGAGTATCAATTGTTGCTAACCGTAGACGGAAATTTATTTATCGGGGAGCATCACGTTCGCGAGAAAAGCATTCAATTCGTCCTGCTCCGGTCAGACGTGTCCGACTTCGATACCGAAGGCAACTGGATCTATGTGGTAGATCGAGCGGAAGGAAAAGTGTTCCAGGGAAAAAATGACTCGATTGGCGAATGGACTCCCCTTTTCGAAGAGTGCAATGAGAAGTTCAATCATATTTGCTGCAACAACAATGGGCTGCTGCTGACAACATCCGTATCCGGTCAGCTCTGCGCCATGGGAGATTTCGGGAATGTGTTCCAGCATGAGGCACTTGCTCCGGTCAAAGAAACCTCCAACATGACGGTGGTTCAGATGTCCGCCGGAATTGATTTCGTTGTACTCTGCCATCGGAATCGGTCCAAAACGCAGGACAGTCGCAGCCCTTCTATCGCAGAAAAGAAACAGATTGGGTGTATGGATTGGAGAAATATTTACGAAGATCGTCAGTTTGGCAAACCGTCAGCCGGATATGACGAATCGGGCAGTGCCTTTGGCCGGATGATTCACGAAACAGGTGTGGCGAGCTTCGGTAAAGTTAATAAAG GACAACTAGGCACTGGAGACCACATACGCCGGGACAAAATCGTCCACCTGAAACTGAACAACGTTGCCAAGCTGGTAACCGGTTGTGTCCACTCGGCGGCTCTCACCGTCGAAGGATCTCTCTACCTCTGGGGTGATTCCGAAATAAACCAAGCCACCCCGGCTCCAGATTCCAGCAGCGCATCCTCGCTAACCAGTGGCAGCACCCCATCCATGTTCGGAAAGTCCAAGCAAATGCTCGACGTGGCATGTGCCAACTTTCAAACCTGTGTCGTAACAAATGATCTGCAGATCTGTGATATTCGATCAGATGAGGCGCGCATGAACTACGAATGCGCCGATAGGAAACGCTTCGGGGAAATGCTCGATGGGTTGAATTTGGATGACGTCCCGCTCGTTTTGACGAGTCACAGTTTGGTTATAGTAAATCACATGCCAATCAATAAAGAGGGCTTGAAAATTTACAGTAAGGAACAGCAAACGGTTCAGAAATTGCTAAAGCAAAACTTTCTCGCGAAAAAGTTAGGCCAGGAACCCTCTCTTCGCGTCTTCTACAAAGCATGTGCTCAAATGTTTTACTTGTATTTAGTAAATCTCAAAGCGCTGAAAAAATTCCTGTTCGAGAATGATCTTACCAAGATCGTGTCACTACTTCTACATGACGAATATTTGCACCTGTATAGAATCGTTGTCAAAAGCTTCTGCGACAGTGAATGTCTCGGACTGATTGGGGAACAGGAAGAAACACTGCTACAAACATTcctagaaaatgtaaaaaattctaTCGAGTTGATCGAAATTCTAGTCAATGGAAACAAAAATCTGAACGAAGAAATTGAAACAAGGTTGCTCAACATTAAAAGCGATTGGCTGAAATTCACCAACGAAGAAGTCCCGGAACAAATGGGCAAACTCATGAAAATGACCAAAGACTTTTGGTGTAAAGACGATAATCTGAGGTGGTTTTCTCTTAAACAAGCCGACCGAAGGGTTGTCCTGGACTCGGTCCAAGTTCCTCTGAAGTTGCTCGAAGTAAATCTTTTTTCGTCATCGCCacgttttgttcttttttccgACGTACTGACCTACCTGTCCGGGATCAATCTAATCATTTATCCGTTGAGACTGATATGGATATCGACCGCCGTTAGAACTGTGCTCAAAAATAGAGACAAGGACAAGCTGCGATTCATAGTTAATATAATAACCCCGGAGGAAGTAATCCACTGTTACACGCTTAACTCTTCCGATAAGCTAGTCTGGATGAACAGTTTGAAAACGCACATAATGAGAAATTTGGAGAAGGATCCAACCGAAAAACAATCCATGTACCGTTGGGAAAAGTACAAGTTCAGTGCGAAGCATCCAAAGTTCAGCGACATGGAATACACCGGAATATGGAAGATGGGACAGGTGGATGGCATTGGAGAGCTGCGATCTACGGAACGCACTTACAAAGGCGAGCTATATCGCGGGGACATTACCGGGTACGGTTGCATGAACCGGACCCAATGTGGCATTGGGACCATTTATGAAg gcGACTTTATTCAGGGCAAATACGAAGGTTACGGCAAGCTCAAATCGATCAGTTGGCATACTTCCCACTATTTCAAGTATCGCGGTTACTTTCGGGGCGATAAGTACAACGGATTTGGAGCACTCACCACCAGCTCGTACCAGTACAACGGGGATTTCGTCAACGATGCCAAGGAAGGTTTCGGGGTAGTGGATGATACGCTTAACGGAATAAAGTATATCGGGATGTTTACCAATGATCGCAAGCATGGCAGCGGTATTCTGATAACCACCAACGGGACGTACTACGCCGGTTTATTCAGTAACGATATGTTAGTGAGCTCGGCCGATGGATTGGCCATTTTTCCCAATGGTACATATTACCAGGGTGAACTCACCATTGATGGTCCCTGCGGGAAGGGGATTTTCTATTATCCAGAGAAGGAGATGCCCTCCGAGACCTTTGAGTTAGACGATAGGAATGTAAAAATGAGCGGCCACACGTTGTCCGGGAGCTTTTCGGGTACTTGGGAAACCGTCAAAGTATCTAACGGCTCTATGACAATGTACGCCCAATTCAACAAAGTTCCAAT TTTGGACCTTAAAATCAATGCAGAGCGCAAGTGGGCTTCCATCTTCAACTGCTTCCACATTTCACTGTTTGGCACCTGTGATATAGGAACCATTCGCAATATGgatgtgaaaaaaatctggaatcgAATAGCCGTCCACATAAATCGTGCCAAGCGAAAAGACCAATTGAAGACCAACAAATTTGAAACGCGTTTTGCCGAACTGGACGATCAATCGGCGGAACGAATATGTCTAAGCGGCTATCGAATGACCAATTATTCTACTGCTTCCCTGCGCTCCAGTATATCGGATTCTCGCCTAACGCTTAACTCAAACCCCAACGAGCCATCATCAGTAACGCCCAGTGATTCAATGGTAGCTTTAGACAATCTGTCGATACGAAGTTTTAACTCTTTCATGTCCCGGGAAAACGATGACGATTTCCTACTGAATACCGGAGGACCCAACGATCGGTCTTCGCCATCACGAGACCTAGATATTGTACCTGACTTTTGTGTTAATACTATGGAGCGGAAGGATTTGGAACAGCTGCGGGAATACCTGGAGCTAGCATTTCAAAACAGCTTCCATCCACTGCATCAGCTGTATGAAAAATTGTCCAACTGTTTCTATTCCACGTACAGCTGCTGGAAGTTCACGCCACATTCGATACTCAGCGAGCCGGCCATGAACGAGTGGATATCGATAGTCAGCCGCATCTATACGTTGGTACTGACCGTTATGTTCCCTGCGCTACCGAAGGATTCCATCGTAATCGAtga CGAACTTTTATCATATCAATCATTGCTGTTTCCTATCCTGATGACCCAGGGCATTTATTCGGCCCTTTTCGTCCTGTACGCTAGCAAGTGtagcaaaaatgatgaaatctacCGTCAAAGGATACTCATTTGTGAGAAGAAAACGGACGAGAACCTGATTCAATTGTTAGATATCAATAG AAACCTCGCACCCGTTATTATCAGTCAGAAATACCAAAAAGCAATCGAAAGCCTGAATCGGTTCAAGGAAAAGTGCTGTCCTAgcgaaatgatgaaacatatcAGTGAAGCCTTTTGTATGGTCGATCAGGCGAGCAAGGAGCATG CTCCCAAAATGGACATAACGGCGGACAGCCTAGTAGAGCTAACAATACTGCTGATCATCAAGGCCAACATTCCCCAGCTGGGTGCCGAAATCAGTCTGCTCGAGGATCTGCTCCAGAACGACCAGTTCGTCGGTGGCTATCGGTGGAACACCCAGCAGGACTACTGCCTGACCACGCTGAAGGCATCCTACCAGCATATCAttagcgataactttttcgtcaacaaaatgttcgaagccAGCTCACCATAG
- the LOC129745856 gene encoding ATPase inhibitor mai-2, mitochondrial, whose protein sequence is MFSIQRNTTRLYPSALRIAKMSQVGDLGAGAGKGGGGGGSIREAGGSFGKMEAAHEEEYFYKQQREQLQQLKTKTDSGSAGADGKSGAGAKK, encoded by the exons ATGTTTTCAATCCAACGGAATACAACTCGTCTCTATCCAAGTGCATTAAG GATTGCTAAAATGAGCCAGGTCGGAGATTTGGGTGCCGGTGCCGGCAAGGGAGGTGGCGGTGGCGGATCGATCCGTGAAGCGGGAGGATCTTTCGGCAAAATGGAAGCGGCCCACGAGGAGGAATACTTCTACAAACAGCAGAGGGAACAGCTACAGCAGCTAAAAACGAAGACTGACAGCGGAAGCGCTGGTGCTGACGGAAAGTCCGGAGCCGGAGCTAAGAAGTAG